In Ignavibacteria bacterium, the following are encoded in one genomic region:
- a CDS encoding diaminopimelate decarboxylase — protein sequence MQKQFYEKPIIIRHTVGLANKYGRAPSAVPFPRIDGVPIRSLIQQYGSPLFVVSEQTLRRKYRDMIRAFSLRYPKVQISYSYKTNYLSSICAVLQDEGAFAEVVSGFEYDIARTLNVTGENIIFNGPHKTKDELKRAVSENAIINIDNYDEIYALEEIAKETNKTIPVGIRINMEIGAMHWDRFGFNYESAQAFEAVKRIVNGNLLTLRGLHCHAGTYNDNVETYRVMAEKFVSFYHIIKDAFKIKLEYWDIGGGFASINTLHSAWLPGNQTCPTFDQYAEAICPVLMHGPFSGNEIPTLMMEPGRALVDEAMHLVSSVISTKRFASGGKAYNIDAGVNLLFSSWWYRYEMQPIQDNGATVEDVSVYGPLCMQIDCVRPSVALPPLRKGDALIIKNVGAYNFSQSMQFIQPRPAIVMILQNGDTHLIRKNETTDYLKQLEKVPEYLRK from the coding sequence TTCCGTTTCCCCGAATTGATGGCGTTCCGATTCGTTCGCTCATTCAACAATACGGTTCGCCGTTGTTTGTCGTATCGGAACAAACGCTGCGCAGAAAATACCGCGATATGATACGAGCATTTTCTCTCCGTTATCCGAAAGTGCAAATTTCCTATTCATACAAAACAAATTACCTTTCATCAATTTGCGCAGTATTACAAGACGAAGGAGCGTTTGCAGAAGTTGTTTCCGGTTTTGAATATGATATTGCACGAACGCTGAATGTAACGGGCGAGAACATTATTTTCAACGGACCGCACAAAACAAAAGACGAACTCAAACGCGCGGTTTCGGAAAATGCAATCATCAACATTGATAACTACGATGAAATTTACGCGCTCGAAGAAATTGCAAAAGAGACGAACAAAACGATTCCCGTTGGTATTCGCATCAATATGGAAATTGGCGCAATGCATTGGGATAGATTCGGATTTAATTACGAAAGCGCGCAAGCATTTGAAGCAGTGAAGCGCATCGTAAATGGAAATTTGCTGACATTGCGCGGATTGCATTGCCACGCGGGAACATACAATGATAACGTGGAAACGTATCGCGTGATGGCGGAAAAATTTGTCAGTTTTTATCACATCATCAAAGATGCATTTAAAATAAAACTGGAGTACTGGGATATTGGCGGGGGATTTGCTTCCATAAATACGCTTCATTCTGCGTGGCTTCCGGGAAACCAAACGTGTCCGACATTTGACCAATACGCAGAAGCAATTTGTCCCGTGTTAATGCACGGACCATTTTCGGGAAATGAAATTCCGACGTTGATGATGGAACCGGGACGCGCGCTTGTTGATGAAGCAATGCACTTGGTTTCAAGTGTTATTTCGACAAAACGTTTTGCAAGCGGCGGAAAAGCGTACAATATTGATGCTGGAGTGAATTTACTTTTTTCTTCGTGGTGGTATCGGTACGAAATGCAACCCATTCAAGACAACGGTGCAACGGTGGAAGACGTGAGCGTTTATGGTCCTTTGTGTATGCAAATAGATTGTGTGCGTCCCTCTGTTGCGCTTCCTCCGTTGCGAAAAGGCGATGCGCTGATTATCAAAAATGTTGGCGCGTATAATTTTTCGCAAAGTATGCAATTCATTCAACCGCGCCCGGCAATTGTCATGATTTTGCAAAACGGTGATACGCATTTGATTCGAAAAAATGAAACGACAGATTATTTGAAGCAATTGGAAAAAGTGCCGGAATATTTGAGGAAGTAG